One window from the genome of Desulforamulus ruminis DSM 2154 encodes:
- a CDS encoding 3-hydroxyacyl-CoA dehydrogenase family protein: MKKIEEIKNICTLGTGTMGFGIALVFAAAGYPVRMFGRSEASIQRGLQNIKEALETFRENGLVDAEDIPRILERVKGVTILEEAVKDVDFVIEAIAENLAVKQQVFAQIEQLCSPETILATNTSGLSPTSIAGALAYKERFIAAHFWNPAQLIPLVEVVPSKYTSQPVVDATWQLMEKIGKKPVALNREALGFIGNRLQLALLREALYIVESGIASKEAVDTTVKYSLGRRLATTGPLESADLGGLDIFYNISTYLIQDLCHNPGVSPLLKEAMEKGKLGAKTGSGLYDWTPESLIQIKKTRENNLMEWLHKDKA; this comes from the coding sequence GTGAAAAAAATCGAGGAAATTAAAAATATTTGCACCCTGGGAACCGGCACCATGGGTTTTGGGATTGCCCTGGTCTTTGCGGCGGCCGGTTACCCGGTACGAATGTTTGGCCGTTCTGAAGCCAGTATCCAGAGGGGCTTGCAAAACATCAAGGAGGCTCTGGAAACCTTCCGGGAAAACGGCCTGGTTGATGCAGAGGATATTCCCCGGATCCTGGAACGGGTTAAGGGCGTCACCATCCTGGAAGAGGCTGTGAAAGACGTGGATTTTGTGATTGAAGCCATTGCCGAAAATCTTGCGGTGAAACAACAGGTTTTTGCACAAATCGAACAGCTTTGCTCACCGGAAACCATCTTGGCCACCAATACTTCCGGTCTCAGCCCCACCTCTATTGCCGGGGCCTTGGCCTATAAAGAGCGTTTTATTGCCGCTCACTTTTGGAATCCGGCCCAATTGATTCCGCTGGTGGAAGTGGTTCCCAGCAAGTACACCAGCCAGCCGGTGGTGGATGCCACCTGGCAGCTAATGGAGAAGATTGGTAAAAAACCGGTGGCCTTAAACCGGGAAGCCCTGGGCTTCATCGGCAACCGCCTGCAACTGGCTTTGCTTCGTGAAGCCCTGTATATTGTGGAATCTGGCATTGCCAGCAAGGAGGCGGTGGATACCACCGTGAAATATAGTTTGGGACGCCGTTTGGCAACCACCGGTCCCCTGGAAAGCGCCGATTTGGGCGGACTGGATATTTTCTATAACATTTCCACTTACCTGATCCAAGATCTCTGCCACAACCCGGGGGTTTCGCCCCTCTTAAAAGAAGCCATGGAAAAGGGAAAGCTGGGCGCCAAAACCGGCAGCGGTTTATACGATTGGACCCCGGAAAGCCTGATACAAATTAAAAAGACCCGTGAAAACAATCTGATGGAGTGGCTGCATAAAGATAAAGCCTAA
- a CDS encoding glycyl-radical enzyme activating protein, giving the protein MEATGQIFQIQRWSVHDGPGLRTTIFFKGCPLRCRWCANPESWNSNPEILFFRDRCTGCGQCTSTCAAKALVMENGHPLLDKEKCRVCNQCCEICPTGARKKMGFRIPVGEVVKAVQRDAVFYRESGGGVTFSGGEPFAQGVFLRSLAAACKKLNIDTAVETSGYFSWESSRDILELLDHVLVDIKHMDPQTHRQLTGVSNRQILDNIIAMSRIHPHVLVRVPLISGINDQEENLREMCRFLVENTSITGVELLPYHHLGVAKFRALGFTGAPVYKTPGEEKQVALKGLIASYGLENIDFKA; this is encoded by the coding sequence ATGGAAGCAACCGGTCAAATCTTTCAAATACAGCGATGGTCGGTCCATGACGGGCCCGGCCTTAGAACCACAATTTTTTTCAAGGGCTGCCCCTTACGATGCCGCTGGTGCGCCAATCCGGAATCCTGGAATAGCAACCCGGAGATCTTGTTTTTCAGAGACCGCTGCACTGGCTGCGGCCAATGTACGTCCACATGTGCGGCCAAGGCGCTGGTCATGGAGAACGGACATCCCCTTCTGGACAAGGAAAAATGCCGGGTTTGCAATCAATGCTGTGAAATCTGTCCTACCGGCGCCAGAAAGAAAATGGGGTTCCGGATCCCCGTAGGGGAAGTGGTTAAAGCGGTCCAAAGGGATGCGGTTTTCTACCGGGAATCCGGGGGAGGAGTCACTTTTTCCGGAGGAGAGCCCTTTGCTCAAGGGGTGTTTCTGAGGTCCCTGGCGGCGGCCTGTAAAAAACTGAACATCGATACGGCGGTTGAGACCAGCGGTTATTTTTCCTGGGAATCATCCAGAGATATTCTGGAGCTGCTGGACCATGTGCTGGTGGATATAAAGCATATGGATCCCCAAACCCATAGGCAATTGACCGGAGTCAGCAACCGCCAGATTTTAGATAACATCATTGCCATGTCCCGTATACACCCTCATGTGCTGGTGCGGGTTCCGTTAATTAGCGGGATCAACGATCAGGAGGAGAATTTGCGGGAAATGTGCCGGTTTCTGGTAGAAAATACAAGCATTACGGGTGTTGAACTGCTTCCCTACCACCATTTGGGGGTTGCCAAATTCAGGGCCCTGGGCTTTACTGGAGCACCGGTTTATAAGACACCCGGGGAAGAAAAGCAGGTGGCTTTAAAGGGGCTGATTGCTTCTTACGGCCTTGAAAATATCGATTTTAAAGCATGA
- a CDS encoding glycyl radical protein — translation MSTQRVQDLKKLYLQTKPRISIKRALAFTESHKNTEGQSMILQRAEAFKHVCSTLPVTIFDNELIVGCIGEFKKTGLVCPEYSWKWVEQEMDSFANRIQDPYIIDEETKIILRKGVFPYWKGKSLEEAFLARIHKDTAKLLIDTGIVDNDSKWRNAVGEITPDYQDVIFKKGFAGLKEQALTLLENLQPVTAEALEKIDFYRAALLVCEGIVTLAHRYAEKARQLAETEGDAVRRQELLEIARICRKVPQHPPETFHEAIQTVWFTQLGSILSENSLALNLGRFDQYMYPYYEQDISKGTLTDEKALEFIECLWLKLSEWVWVISSNTAKFFAGYNAFQNLTLGGRKRDGRDATNQLSYLCLKATENVRTHQPGLSVRIHPDSPEEFLLAVCRLIRTGTGFPAVHNDRVGSEMLLAVGLSPEDARDWSNCGCVVPHFRKNGEWTSAVNINLASAVEYALNKGRSRMTGMEMGLEEKEPAEFTTYEEVEEAFFRQLAHLIKHAVIGTVTAQQIHWEMVPRPYLSMLVDGCMEKGKDLSRGGAKYNVGPVLTGIGVADAANSLAVIKKLVFEEKRYSLQELGAALEANWEGHEEMRRRVMECPKYGNDDDYVDAIALEITDFYHREVRSYGDYFGVPFNSAFMGISNYIPAGSVIGATPDGRKAGSPLTEGVSPHAGTDRTSPTAAMRSAAKINHNAHSGGTLLNLKFTPEMLQSERDLKNLASLIRGYFALGAFHVQFNVISTETLRKAQEQPEDYKDLLVRVAGYSTQFVNLSREAQEAIIARTTYETL, via the coding sequence ATGTCCACCCAGCGGGTGCAAGATTTAAAAAAACTATATCTGCAAACCAAGCCGCGCATTAGCATTAAAAGAGCCCTGGCCTTTACGGAATCCCATAAAAACACCGAAGGCCAATCCATGATTCTGCAGCGGGCGGAAGCCTTTAAGCATGTATGCAGCACACTGCCGGTAACCATTTTTGACAATGAGTTGATTGTGGGATGTATTGGTGAATTTAAGAAGACCGGCCTGGTTTGTCCCGAGTATTCCTGGAAATGGGTGGAGCAGGAAATGGATTCCTTTGCCAACAGAATCCAGGACCCTTATATCATTGATGAAGAGACAAAAATTATTCTTCGTAAAGGAGTTTTTCCTTACTGGAAGGGCAAATCCCTGGAAGAAGCTTTTTTGGCCAGGATTCATAAAGACACGGCGAAATTGCTGATTGACACCGGAATTGTGGACAATGATTCCAAATGGCGGAATGCCGTGGGGGAAATCACGCCCGATTATCAGGATGTGATATTTAAAAAAGGTTTTGCCGGCCTTAAGGAGCAAGCTTTGACCTTGCTGGAGAATTTGCAGCCGGTAACAGCAGAAGCCTTGGAAAAGATCGACTTTTATCGGGCGGCCCTATTGGTTTGTGAAGGAATTGTGACCCTGGCCCACCGTTATGCGGAGAAGGCCCGGCAATTGGCGGAAACCGAAGGGGACGCGGTCAGAAGACAGGAACTGCTGGAGATTGCCAGGATCTGCCGGAAGGTGCCGCAGCATCCGCCGGAAACTTTTCATGAAGCCATTCAGACCGTCTGGTTTACTCAGCTTGGTTCCATCCTGTCCGAGAATTCACTGGCTTTAAACCTGGGAAGATTCGATCAGTATATGTATCCCTATTATGAGCAGGACATAAGCAAAGGAACCCTCACCGATGAAAAGGCCCTGGAATTCATCGAGTGCCTTTGGCTTAAACTTTCCGAATGGGTATGGGTTATTTCAAGCAACACCGCTAAGTTCTTTGCAGGCTATAACGCTTTTCAGAACCTGACGCTGGGCGGAAGAAAAAGAGACGGGCGGGACGCCACCAACCAATTATCCTATCTGTGCCTTAAAGCCACCGAGAATGTAAGAACGCACCAGCCGGGGCTCAGTGTGCGCATTCATCCCGACAGTCCCGAGGAATTTTTGCTGGCTGTATGCCGGCTTATCCGTACCGGAACCGGTTTTCCGGCAGTCCATAATGACCGGGTTGGCTCAGAGATGCTGCTGGCCGTGGGATTATCCCCGGAGGATGCCAGAGACTGGAGTAATTGCGGCTGCGTGGTGCCGCATTTCAGAAAGAATGGTGAGTGGACTTCCGCCGTCAACATTAACCTGGCTTCAGCCGTGGAATATGCGCTGAACAAAGGAAGAAGCCGCATGACCGGAATGGAGATGGGTCTTGAGGAAAAGGAGCCTGCGGAATTTACAACCTATGAAGAAGTGGAGGAAGCCTTCTTCAGACAACTGGCTCATTTAATTAAACATGCGGTCATTGGAACGGTGACGGCTCAGCAGATCCACTGGGAAATGGTGCCTCGACCTTATTTATCCATGCTGGTGGATGGGTGCATGGAGAAAGGAAAAGACTTAAGCAGAGGCGGCGCCAAATACAATGTGGGACCGGTTCTCACGGGAATTGGCGTGGCCGATGCGGCCAATTCCCTGGCGGTGATTAAAAAACTGGTCTTTGAAGAAAAGAGATATTCCCTTCAGGAGCTTGGCGCGGCCCTGGAGGCCAACTGGGAAGGGCATGAAGAGATGAGACGGAGGGTTATGGAATGTCCCAAGTATGGCAACGATGACGATTACGTGGATGCCATTGCCCTGGAGATTACCGATTTTTATCACCGGGAGGTTCGTTCCTATGGGGATTATTTTGGCGTTCCCTTTAATTCAGCCTTCATGGGGATTTCTAATTATATTCCGGCAGGCAGTGTGATTGGAGCCACGCCCGACGGCAGGAAAGCCGGCAGCCCGTTGACCGAGGGCGTCTCTCCCCATGCCGGGACCGATAGGACCAGCCCCACCGCGGCCATGCGTTCGGCGGCCAAAATTAATCATAACGCCCATTCCGGCGGAACCTTATTAAATCTGAAGTTCACTCCGGAAATGCTGCAATCGGAAAGAGATTTAAAAAATCTGGCGTCCCTGATCCGGGGCTATTTTGCCCTGGGGGCCTTTCACGTCCAGTTTAATGTTATATCAACCGAAACCCTGAGAAAAGCCCAGGAACAACCGGAGGATTACAAAGACTTGCTGGTCCGGGTAGCAGGCTACAGCACTCAATTTGTCAACCTGTCCCGGGAAGCTCAGGAGGCCATTATTGCCAGAACCACCTATGAAACCCTTTAG
- a CDS encoding GntR family transcriptional regulator, which yields MNNHHSKIQIKISHRTMPEIIANLLRDAILSGEIKGGTPLRQEELAARFGVSMSPLREALKSLEGEGLVKFYPNRGAVVSELSAAEAREIFDIRLFLELGALELALPNLTGENLERARQILDQTDVETCCARWGEMNWRFHETIYLPAERPRLLALIQTLHNNAERYMRLYLSAMNYQAKSQAEHRELLQACVQKNVQAAQRVLRKHMEDASAVLVDYLKDKERIGG from the coding sequence ATGAACAATCATCATTCAAAAATTCAAATTAAAATATCCCATCGTACCATGCCGGAGATCATCGCTAATCTTCTTCGGGATGCAATTTTATCCGGCGAGATAAAAGGAGGAACCCCATTAAGACAGGAGGAATTGGCGGCTCGCTTCGGCGTAAGCATGAGCCCCCTGCGGGAGGCCTTAAAGAGCCTGGAAGGGGAGGGGTTGGTAAAATTTTATCCCAACCGCGGGGCGGTGGTCAGCGAACTGTCTGCGGCGGAGGCCCGGGAAATCTTTGACATACGGTTGTTTCTGGAACTGGGAGCCTTGGAGCTGGCCCTTCCGAATCTGACCGGGGAGAACTTGGAACGAGCCCGGCAAATCCTGGACCAGACAGATGTGGAAACCTGCTGCGCCCGTTGGGGAGAGATGAACTGGCGCTTTCACGAAACGATTTATTTGCCCGCGGAAAGGCCAAGATTGCTTGCTTTAATTCAGACATTGCATAACAACGCGGAACGATACATGCGCTTATATTTATCGGCCATGAATTACCAGGCAAAATCCCAGGCGGAACACAGGGAATTATTGCAGGCCTGTGTGCAAAAGAACGTCCAGGCGGCCCAGAGGGTGCTGCGTAAACATATGGAAGATGCCAGCGCTGTTCTGGTTGACTACTTAAAAGATAAAGAACGGATAGGGGGTTAA
- the rsgA gene encoding ribosome small subunit-dependent GTPase A, translating into MNLISLGWNDFWEEHFRNYQQPGFKAGRIAAEYKGIYRVYTEKGDFLAGISGKMRYQAAVRDHFPAVGDWVVLRDEDEASPVIHAVLPRKSKFSRKVAGKATEEQIIAANVDTVFLVTALNKDFNLRRIERYLTLAWESGANPVIVLSKADLCQDIPNKVQNAEAIALGVPVYVISSITGQGIESLEFHLGEGRTVALLGSSGAGKSTLINRLMGKPAQRTRDIRQGDDRGKHTTTSRELFLLPRGGLVVDTPGLRELQLWDSHEGFHETFEDVEFYAGQCRFTDCRHTSEPGCAVKRALAEGKLDPARFNHYLKLQKELAYLSRKENQQELLADKARWKKIHKEMKHYKPR; encoded by the coding sequence ATGAATTTAATTTCTTTAGGTTGGAACGATTTTTGGGAAGAGCATTTTAGGAACTATCAACAGCCAGGTTTTAAGGCCGGGCGAATTGCCGCTGAATACAAAGGGATTTACCGGGTATACACGGAAAAAGGGGATTTTCTGGCCGGTATTTCCGGCAAAATGCGTTATCAGGCAGCGGTCCGGGATCACTTTCCAGCGGTGGGTGACTGGGTTGTTCTCCGTGATGAGGATGAAGCAAGCCCTGTAATCCATGCAGTTCTGCCCCGGAAAAGTAAATTTTCCCGCAAGGTGGCGGGAAAAGCTACGGAAGAACAAATTATCGCCGCCAATGTGGACACGGTCTTCCTGGTAACAGCGCTAAATAAGGATTTTAATCTGCGCCGCATCGAACGCTATCTTACCCTGGCCTGGGAGAGCGGAGCGAACCCGGTCATTGTTTTAAGCAAGGCCGATCTGTGCCAGGATATCCCAAATAAGGTGCAGAATGCGGAAGCCATTGCTTTGGGCGTACCGGTTTATGTTATCAGCAGCATTACCGGCCAGGGTATTGAGTCCCTGGAATTCCATCTAGGAGAGGGTCGGACGGTTGCCCTGCTGGGCTCCTCCGGGGCCGGAAAGTCCACATTAATTAACCGCCTGATGGGGAAACCGGCCCAAAGAACCCGGGATATCCGGCAGGGGGACGACCGGGGCAAGCACACCACCACCTCCAGGGAGCTGTTCCTGCTGCCCCGGGGCGGCCTTGTGGTGGACACCCCGGGCCTGCGTGAATTACAACTCTGGGATTCTCATGAAGGGTTTCATGAGACCTTTGAGGATGTGGAATTTTACGCCGGCCAGTGCCGGTTTACCGACTGCCGGCATACCAGTGAACCCGGTTGCGCCGTCAAAAGGGCCCTGGCGGAGGGAAAGCTGGATCCCGCCCGGTTTAACCATTATCTTAAACTGCAAAAGGAACTGGCTTATCTTTCCCGCAAAGAGAATCAACAGGAACTTTTGGCGGATAAAGCACGCTGGAAAAAAATCCACAAAGAAATGAAACACTATAAACCCCGCTAA
- a CDS encoding copper amine oxidase N-terminal domain-containing protein: MKRFAGIIFLVMFFNVWPGVSFADTPVTSTPFANAYKDRQIVEEAMTWGVPTEEITRFLQDPKQSLDIKAAVINAMYQQQTWEVRNHAELYAEQRYDKPVADLDLKDLNGDELFCLGYLILLDDYLTPQKAIPYLEEAKIKNPQSFTVSMILALAKAQSSMRTNDGNNLWDLTEPVFTDSFLTQDMKKEAVQIIKDYMILYKVDSAGPAEEAVPDKVEKPVATSAGELAINVYMNGSRIIYDEPPLYDPQTNRTLVPFRKTFEALGAEVWLDEAGSSVFGKRDEVVIQLPVGQAKALVNEQEITLDVPTKIINNRTMVPLRFVGQAFGYEVTAQGEPAKLDVFIKTVNPTICSQ; encoded by the coding sequence TTGAAACGGTTCGCGGGAATCATTTTTTTAGTCATGTTTTTTAATGTTTGGCCAGGGGTTTCCTTTGCCGACACACCGGTTACTTCCACCCCCTTTGCCAATGCCTACAAGGACCGGCAGATTGTAGAGGAGGCCATGACCTGGGGCGTACCAACCGAGGAAATTACCCGGTTCCTGCAGGATCCCAAGCAATCCCTGGACATCAAGGCTGCCGTGATCAACGCCATGTATCAGCAGCAGACCTGGGAAGTCCGGAACCATGCGGAGCTTTACGCAGAGCAACGGTACGACAAACCAGTTGCCGATCTGGATCTGAAGGATCTAAACGGGGACGAGTTGTTCTGCCTTGGATATCTGATTCTGCTGGATGATTATTTGACACCGCAAAAGGCCATTCCCTATCTAGAAGAAGCAAAAATAAAAAATCCCCAGAGCTTTACGGTTTCCATGATCCTGGCCTTGGCTAAGGCTCAGAGTTCCATGCGTACAAACGACGGAAACAATCTTTGGGATCTGACAGAACCGGTCTTTACCGATTCATTCCTCACTCAGGATATGAAAAAAGAAGCGGTGCAGATTATTAAAGATTATATGATCCTTTATAAAGTGGATTCCGCCGGCCCTGCGGAAGAAGCGGTACCGGATAAGGTGGAAAAACCCGTTGCCACCAGCGCCGGTGAGTTGGCCATTAACGTGTATATGAACGGAAGCAGGATTATTTACGATGAACCGCCCCTTTATGACCCCCAAACCAACCGGACCCTGGTGCCGTTCCGCAAAACCTTTGAGGCCCTGGGAGCAGAAGTTTGGCTGGACGAGGCCGGCAGTTCGGTATTTGGAAAGAGGGATGAAGTCGTCATCCAACTGCCCGTTGGCCAGGCTAAGGCCTTGGTTAATGAACAGGAAATAACCCTGGATGTGCCGACGAAGATCATAAACAATCGAACCATGGTGCCCTTGCGCTTTGTCGGCCAGGCCTTTGGTTACGAGGTAACGGCCCAGGGAGAGCCAGCCAAACTGGATGTTTTTATTAAGACCGTGAATCCAACCATTTGCAGTCAGTAA
- a CDS encoding IS110 family transposase has protein sequence MVALDSPILTVPGISYTLGAIILAEVGDITRFATPAKLLAFAGLDPSTYQSGKFSANSTPMVKRGSSYLRWALINAARLIAMRDPTFKSYMAKKKSEGKHQFVALSHVGKKLVRVIFSLLKNNSIFIPQA, from the coding sequence ATGGTGGCGCTTGATTCTCCCATTCTCACGGTACCGGGCATATCTTATACCCTTGGAGCCATCATCCTGGCCGAGGTCGGCGACATTACTCGCTTTGCCACTCCGGCTAAGCTCCTTGCTTTTGCCGGTCTGGACCCTTCTACTTATCAGTCCGGTAAGTTCTCCGCCAATTCCACTCCGATGGTCAAGCGCGGTTCCTCTTATCTCCGCTGGGCTTTAATAAACGCCGCTAGACTTATTGCCATGCGCGACCCCACCTTCAAGTCTTATATGGCGAAGAAAAAATCCGAGGGTAAGCATCAATTTGTCGCTTTGAGCCATGTCGGCAAAAAACTTGTTCGTGTGATCTTCAGTCTGCTTAAAAACAACTCCATTTTTATCCCTCAGGCCTAA
- a CDS encoding IS110 family transposase: MGDDSLIYVGIDVASRKHDCCILNRDGSALFENFTFTNDRNGFETLISNIVSLKSASGSLNVKIGLESTGHFSTNLTNFLIGQGFEVTTFNPLHVNLYRKAQTLRKTKTDKSDARFLAAMLFSDDTKPYSPASYHISELKALTRHRFRLLSIRSKLKTSYNRQLTILFPASYGRLVHPSEFLSCPPQPVPLRSGHRPMSFDSPYEPPCRSLTRKVWQREGDPDS; this comes from the coding sequence ATGGGAGATGATTCTTTGATCTACGTGGGTATCGATGTAGCGTCCCGGAAACACGACTGCTGCATCCTGAATCGCGATGGCTCCGCCCTCTTTGAAAACTTCACCTTTACCAATGACCGCAACGGTTTTGAGACGCTGATAAGCAACATCGTTTCCTTAAAATCGGCTTCCGGATCTCTAAACGTAAAAATAGGGCTGGAATCCACCGGCCATTTCAGCACGAATCTCACAAACTTTCTCATTGGACAGGGGTTTGAAGTCACTACCTTCAATCCCCTCCATGTCAATCTATACCGTAAGGCACAGACTCTGAGAAAAACCAAGACCGACAAGTCGGATGCAAGATTCCTGGCTGCCATGCTCTTCTCCGATGACACCAAGCCCTATTCTCCCGCATCATATCATATCTCCGAGCTGAAAGCACTAACCCGGCACCGGTTTCGTCTGCTTTCTATACGCTCTAAACTGAAAACGTCCTATAACCGGCAGCTTACGATCCTCTTTCCGGCTTCATACGGCCGTCTGGTCCATCCATCAGAATTCTTGTCTTGCCCTCCTCAGCCAGTTCCCCTCCGCTCAGGCCATCGCCCAATGTCATTTGACTCGCCTTACGAGCCTCCTTGCAGAAGCCTCACAAGGAAGGTATGGCAGAGAGAAGGCGATCCAGATTCGTGA
- a CDS encoding DsbA family oxidoreductase yields MGKGIVEKLSKEYSLTLRWAGYELRPERPPEGERLDRLIPDFDAEAACQQFNRLGAQYDLSFGPVTFLPNTRLALMLTEYAKDQGIFNEFHQAVFKAYFAEGKNIGSKDVLLDIAALLGMNLTETEAALREPKYLHRLEQNRQSGVPWQVTGLPTMIINEQKKIVGAQPYDTFKKALDSLLANGKG; encoded by the coding sequence ATCGGCAAAGGTATTGTCGAAAAATTGTCTAAAGAATATTCCCTTACCCTCCGCTGGGCCGGTTATGAACTACGGCCTGAAAGGCCTCCGGAGGGGGAACGCCTGGACCGGCTGATCCCCGATTTTGATGCGGAAGCCGCCTGCCAGCAATTTAACAGACTGGGTGCCCAGTATGATCTTTCTTTCGGTCCCGTCACTTTTCTTCCTAATACGCGATTGGCCCTGATGCTTACGGAATATGCCAAGGATCAAGGGATTTTTAATGAATTCCATCAGGCCGTTTTTAAGGCTTATTTTGCAGAAGGGAAGAATATTGGATCGAAGGACGTACTTCTTGATATTGCTGCCCTTCTGGGAATGAACCTCACAGAAACAGAAGCAGCTCTCAGGGAGCCCAAATATTTGCATCGTCTGGAACAGAACCGGCAGTCCGGCGTTCCTTGGCAGGTAACCGGATTACCAACCATGATTATAAACGAGCAGAAAAAAATCGTCGGCGCACAACCCTATGATACCTTTAAAAAAGCATTGGACTCCCTTCTAGCGAATGGTAAAGGCTAA
- the gap gene encoding type I glyceraldehyde-3-phosphate dehydrogenase, translating to MTTKIAINGFGRIGRNVFRAMVKRGFLNQGSAIEIVAVNDLTNPETLAHLLQYDSVHGELEAEVACTETTIRVNETDIHVYAEKDPSKLPWADLGVEIVIESTGFFTKGPQAGKHIEAGAKKVIISAPASEVDATIVMGVNHPIYDPACHHIISNASCTTNCLAPLAKVLNEKFGIVKGLMTTVHSCTNDQRILDLPHKDLRRARAAGQSIIPTTTGAAKAVALVLPELKGKLNGFSMRVPTPNVSVIDLVAELAVPATAMEVNTALQQASEGPLKGILSFNSLPLVSRDFNGNPHSSIVDGLSTMVIEGNMVKVVSWYDNEWGYSNRVLDLALMLAEKEC from the coding sequence ATGACCACCAAGATTGCCATTAATGGGTTTGGACGTATCGGCCGAAATGTATTCCGGGCCATGGTAAAGAGAGGTTTTTTAAATCAGGGTTCAGCCATCGAAATTGTAGCGGTTAACGACCTAACCAATCCGGAAACACTGGCACACCTGCTGCAATATGATTCGGTGCACGGCGAGCTGGAAGCAGAGGTTGCCTGCACGGAAACCACCATTCGGGTGAACGAGACTGACATTCACGTCTATGCGGAAAAGGACCCTTCAAAGCTGCCCTGGGCCGATCTGGGCGTAGAGATTGTAATCGAATCCACCGGTTTCTTTACCAAGGGCCCTCAGGCAGGCAAGCACATTGAAGCAGGGGCTAAAAAAGTAATTATTTCCGCTCCGGCCAGTGAAGTGGATGCAACCATTGTTATGGGGGTTAACCATCCTATCTATGATCCGGCGTGCCACCATATTATTTCCAATGCCTCTTGTACTACCAATTGTCTAGCTCCCCTGGCCAAAGTGCTGAATGAAAAATTTGGTATCGTCAAAGGTCTTATGACAACGGTGCATTCCTGTACCAACGATCAGCGAATTTTGGATTTGCCGCATAAAGATCTGCGTCGCGCCCGGGCTGCCGGACAATCCATCATTCCCACCACCACCGGTGCTGCTAAGGCAGTGGCGCTGGTTTTACCGGAACTAAAAGGAAAGCTGAACGGTTTTTCCATGCGGGTTCCCACTCCCAATGTATCGGTAATTGATCTGGTGGCTGAATTGGCCGTGCCGGCCACCGCCATGGAGGTAAATACTGCTTTGCAGCAAGCTTCCGAAGGTCCATTAAAAGGAATTCTGAGTTTCAATTCTCTGCCCTTGGTTTCCCGAGATTTTAACGGCAATCCCCATTCTTCCATTGTTGACGGTCTGTCTACCATGGTCATTGAAGGAAATATGGTCAAGGTGGTTTCCTGGTATGACAACGAGTGGGGCTATTCTAACCGCGTACTGGATTTGGCATTGATGCTGGCCGAAAAAGAATGCTAA
- a CDS encoding glycerol-3-phosphate responsive antiterminator yields MEELLFSKKIVACIRKLKDLPEALAHKNIDAIIALNGDINYLPSLIKRSREAGKLLLVHIDLFEGVGKDRPGLHFLTRLGLRGIVTTKSHLIKIGKEEGLLTVQRIFVVDSESLKTAIKVARQVQPHAIEVLPSSVPGYVISELQESLAIPILAGGLVKTEEDVHEALDKGISAISTSLRDLWNLNLLGNCKD; encoded by the coding sequence ATGGAAGAACTTTTATTTAGCAAAAAAATTGTTGCCTGTATTCGTAAACTGAAGGATTTGCCTGAAGCCTTGGCGCATAAAAATATTGATGCAATTATTGCCCTAAACGGGGATATCAACTATTTACCCAGTTTAATTAAGAGATCCCGGGAAGCCGGCAAATTACTGCTAGTGCACATCGATCTCTTTGAAGGGGTGGGCAAAGATCGCCCGGGGCTTCATTTTCTAACCAGGCTCGGCTTAAGAGGAATTGTGACAACAAAGTCTCATCTTATTAAAATCGGTAAGGAAGAAGGCTTGTTGACAGTACAGCGGATATTTGTGGTGGACTCGGAATCCTTAAAGACAGCCATTAAAGTAGCCCGTCAAGTACAGCCCCATGCCATTGAAGTTTTACCTTCCAGCGTGCCTGGGTATGTCATTAGTGAGCTGCAGGAGTCTTTAGCCATTCCCATCCTGGCCGGCGGTTTGGTAAAAACCGAGGAAGATGTCCATGAAGCATTGGATAAAGGGATTAGCGCCATTAGCACAAGTCTTAGGGATTTGTGGAATTTAAACTTATTAGGGAACTGTAAAGATTGA